The DNA region GACGATTCCAAAGAAAGGAGAAACCCGAAACAgataagcaaaatgaaggggagaaaaaagagctACTACGATCAATTGAGGGAGAAGCctaggaagaagaagaagaagaagaaggagtcTGCCCTATTTGAAGAGAACAAGACGAACACGGAGAGCTTCACCTGCACATTCCACAGTGAAAATCAGATAAGGGTCTCTTctaagaaaaagaaatatgtttatatgtataacaaGAGTGCCAACAGCATGCTGCACTTGAACGTGAGCACCTGCATGTCCCTGGGCATGAGCATCCAGTGCCGTTACGGCTTGCTCTACTGTGGGAAGTACCACCAGATTCCGCGCGACCCCTACACGCCCTTCAGGAAGCCGTAAGTTGATGAGCGGCCGGGGAGCGGCGGATAAGCGGCCGATAAGAAGCAGCCGATAAGAAGCAGCTGCGAATCGTTTCCCCCTCGCTTCGCACTCCCCACTTCTCACTCCCCACAccaaccgcttcccccccatagTGTGTCCATCCTGTCCCTGGACGGAGGAGGCATCCTGGCCATGTCCACCCTGATCGTGCTGAACCGCATAGAAAACGAAATCCGGAAGGAAATTGGGAACGACGACGTGAAGCTGATCGACTGCTTCGACATGGTGTGCGGCACGAGCGCAGGCGGGCTGATTTCCCTGGCGCTGCTCAAAGAGATGGGGCTCAGAGACGTCACCAACCTGTTGCCAAGCACCATGCAAAAGATATTCGAGGGGAATAGGAACATCATATCTGGCATTCTATTCGAAGGCTACGACATTAACAATGTGAAGGATTTATTTATGGAGAAGATAGGAAGCAGATTCATGTCCTCCCACAAGAGAGTCTACTGCTTCGTGACGGCAACGGATGTGAAACATAACCCGTATAAGTTGTTTCTGCTGAGGAACTACTCCCATAAGTATAATGCCATAAATGGAGAGTCTTACGAAGGGATCAATAAGGTTCCTTTGTGGCTAGCTGCCTGGGCTACTGCATCTGCTCCGACGTATTTGAAAGGACCTAGTTCGGaggacataaaaaatttgggcTTCCACATAAAACCGGAGATACACCTGGTGGATGGAGCTCTCAAGGCGAGCAACCCAGCCCTTATCGCTCTGGAAGAGTGTGCCAGGTTAAGCAACAAAAATCTTTCTGCCTTTATTAAGGAGGAGCTAGATACTCTCGTTTCAATTGGCACTGGAAAGTCACCCACGAAATTGACTCAGTCAGGGGCTAGCGGCAAGTCTGCTTCTACGTTTGAGATTTTGCTTAACTCCGCTCACCTACTTACCCGAGCGAATGAAACGCATCGAGAGGTGCTGCAGTGGCTCTCCGACAGGGAGAACACCTACTTCCGCTTCAACGTGCCGAACATTGGGGACATAGACATTGACAGTCAGGACGTGCGGGACTTTGATATCATCGCCAAGGCCACGCGCGACTACCTCTTTGATGAGAAGTTCTACGAGATTAAGAGGCTGGCCCATAAGCTCGCCAATAACTACATGCGCTCCAGGTACCTCTAGGAGGGGAGCGGTGCGAGAGGTGGTAGGAGCGAAGCGGC from Plasmodium vivax chromosome 4, whole genome shotgun sequence includes:
- a CDS encoding phospholipase A2, putative (encoded by transcript PVX_003910A) is translated as MNDEEERIYMYHDIFSHSLSGEENSDGGEREKRKIQKKKKKLSDSNLKNGENEYSKLRAETSTILNDYFDVEPSRCFNPEGGEASLENDFLQFPQNKEQTLDIFDGELTGNKHSVQLRKPGFYCIYVENGNNSKWDSIYFGLSKMQVELNYKLILQDEEKAPQGKAEERCRRAARGKPQRKRQVADRREEEEEEGEGEEDGEEEDADEEADEEADEDADEYDGEYDGDANPKRDPLTTESANLSDEISKICKFNFAQTDGPFDDSKERRNPKQISKMKGRKKSYYDQLREKPRKKKKKKKESALFEENKTNTESFTCTFHSENQIRVSSKKKKYVYMYNKSANSMLHLNVSTCMSLGMSIQCRYGLLYCGKYHQIPRDPYTPFRKPVSILSLDGGGILAMSTLIVLNRIENEIRKEIGNDDVKLIDCFDMVCGTSAGGLISLALLKEMGLRDVTNLLPSTMQKIFEGNRNIISGILFEGYDINNVKDLFMEKIGSRFMSSHKRVYCFVTATDVKHNPYKLFLLRNYSHKYNAINGESYEGINKVPLWLAAWATASAPTYLKGPSSEDIKNLGFHIKPEIHLVDGALKASNPALIALEECARLSNKNLSAFIKEELDTLVSIGTGKSPTKLTQSGASGKSASTFEILLNSAHLLTRANETHREVLQWLSDRENTYFRFNVPNIGDIDIDSQDVRDFDIIAKATRDYLFDEKFYEIKRLAHKLANNYMRSRYL